Part of the Niallia alba genome is shown below.
TCCCCAGAAAAATTTTGAACAAAATAGGTCTATTTTATGATAAGATGTTTTTATTAGAAGGATGGGGGAATAGTAAGTGACATTAACAAAAAGTACAACTGAAATCTTAAATGCAACTATTGAGGCTGTAAAAGGTGTTATTCCCTGTGAACTACAAATTGAGAAGCCAGCTTTAACTGTTTCACCCTTTATTTTACAATCTTTAGGGGTATTAATAGGCTTAACTGGAGATTTCCGTGGCAGAATCATTATTGACGGAAATAACCAAGTTTTTGGTAAGATTGGCGAATCTATGTTTGGTATGTTTTTAGAAGGAGAAATGCTTGAATCATTCTCTGGGGAATTGGGTAATATGATTGCTGGAAATTTATCTACTTTTGTATCACAAAATGGAATTGAAATAGATATTACTCCACCTACTGTTTTAGCTGGAGAAACAAAGTTATCTGGTTTTGAAAAGGCTCTTAGCCTACCAATTTCACTTCAAAATATTGGTCAATTGACCATTGTATTAATCTTAGAGATTTAAATTAAATCTACATCAGTGTTTTCCTAACACTGATTTTTCATTTAGATACTCTTTTACTGATGGAAATCGTCTCCTTTCTGCTCTTCATATGGTGCTCTGAGCAGACTGCATCAGTCACAGAATTAAACAAAAAAGCAGAAAAGTAACTTACTTTTTCTGCTTTTTTTGTTTTACTTATTATTTGTATGGCTTTGTACTTCAATTTTTATTAGATTCTCCGCTTTATGCCCACAGCATTTACATATTGTCTTTTCTGTATAGATGTTCAGGCAGTGACTACAATAATAATTCACCATATTTATCACACCCACTTCTTCATAAACATATATTAGTATATTTATCATTCGTGGAATATGTGCCAAAACTAGAAAAGATTAACCGATTTGTCATATTCGATCTATTCGCAAAATTGTTGTTATCATGGATCCACAAAATAGATGCTTATTCAAATATATGCTTAATCTTTTTCCCATTCTTAATGGGAAGTATGTTCCAATCGCAAGCTGCGAAAATTCGCGAAATCAGGTGGGGCATGGATAAAGTTTTCTTTATTGCTCTAACTGATAAACATCACTATATTTTTTATATAGATAGTCAATTAAATATTGAGCATTTAATCCTTCACCTGTAACATCTTTTAATATCTCAAGTGGTTTTTTCGTTTTACCATAATAATGAATTTTTTCATTAAGCCATTCTTTAATAGGTAATAATTTTCCCTGTTCTAATAATTCATCGAAGTTAGGAATATCCTTTAGCATTATCTGTTTTAGCTGTGCTGCATACATATAACCTAGTGCATAGGAAGGAAAATATCCAAAGCTTCCGCCAGCCCAATGTACATCCTGGAGCACACCTTCTCCATCATTTTTAGGAACAACACCTAAATATGATTTATATTTCTCGTTCCATATCTTCGGCAAATCCTTTACTTCTATATCCCCATCAAATAATCCCTTTTCTATTTCATAACGAATCATAATATGTAACGGATATGTTAATTCATCTGCCTCAATCCTAATTAGTGAAGGCTTTGACTCATTGATAGCTCGATAGAATTCTTCCACAGGAACTTGATCAAATTGTCCATTTGTATATGATTTTAATGTTTCATAATTATGTCTCCAGAAAGAAAGATTTCTTCCGACAAAATTTTCATAGAAGAGAGATTGAGATTCATGAATCCCCATAGATGTTCCTGAACATAATGGCGTACCAACTAATTCCTTAGAAATATTTTGTTCATATAATGCGTGACCAACTTCATGAATTGTTCCAAATACAGCTACTCTAAAGTCTGATTCGTCATATTTAGTCGTGATACGAACATCACCTGGATTAATTCCTGTAGCAAATGGGTGAACCGTTTGATCTAGCCTCCCTGCATCAAAATCATATCCTACCTGCTGCAATACTTTGAGGCTGAATGCTTCTTGATTTTCTTTGGAAAATGGCTCATATAAGAAGTCTGTTGATGGCTTATTAGTTGATTCTGCAATTTTATGTACTAATGGCACTATTTTCTCTCTTACATTTGAAAATACTTCATCTAATATAGAAACTGTCATTCCTGGCTCATACATATCTAATAAAACATCATATTTATTATCTTTATATCCCCAATATTCAATGAACCGTTTATTCATTTCAACTAACTTTTCTAAATATGGCTGAAATAGGGCAAAATCAGCTTTCTCTTTCGCCTCTTCCCACACACTTTCTGCTTTCGACTGTAGCATTACATATTCTTTATGTTCTTGGGCTGGAATTTTTTTATTGCGATCAAAGTCCTTCTTCATTTCCTCTACTGTTTTCCTTGTGATAGGCGATAATTCCTTTTGAATGTTTTCTTCAGAGAGAATAGAAAGGTAAGATTCCAGTTCTGTAGAAGTTGATAAGGCAAACAATTCAGAGGATAATACCCCAATTACTTCTGTTCGCTGGTCTACTCCCTTTTTTGGGGCACCTGTACGCAAATCCCAATAAATTAAAGCAAGCGCTTCATTATATGCACCTATTTTCTTCACATAATCTAAAAATTGTATTTCTATCTCTTTTTGATTAGTAGACAATATACTCTCCTCTTTTCTTTCCTATTATTCTTTTATCATAACATATTGGTTAATGAACTAAATATGATTAATAATTAATTTTCATTGAAGACCACATAGATAACAAATACTTTTCCCTTTAGAGACAAAAATGTCCCATAAGTTTATCTATAGTATTGCTTAACAACATTAGATAAACTTATGGGACATGCAAACTAATTAATTTGGTTTTACTGGCAATGCCTTTAGCACAGAACTCTTTACAAGTTCAGTTTCGTCCGGATTCATACATAAATGAATAGATCCTTTGTCTTCATGTGTACGAATTAATCGACCAATGCCTTGACGTAGCCTTAAAATCATATATGGTAAATCCACTTCTAAAAATGGATTTTCTACATTTTCTCGTTTACTTTTATACACAGGATCGTTTGGAGGGAATGGCAAGGAATAGATAAAGACGTTTTCTAATGATCTACCTGGCACATCTAGCCCCTCCCATAAATTCACTGCACAAAGAATTGATTTTTCCTCATTTTGAAACTTAGAAACAAGGGTACTGATTTCTCTTTCCCCTTCAAAATAAATTGGCAGCATGAAATCATTGGGTAAATTCTCCTGAAAACTAGCTAAATCCTCTTTGCTATTGAAAAGAACAAGGGAACGACCTTCTGCTTTTATTAATTCTCCATAACAATATTCTTGTTTTTCTTTGTCCGCTTCTTTCGCAAATGGTTTGATATGAACAGTCATATTTTCTTCATAGTCGAAAGGAGAATCCACAGAAAATGATAAATAATTGGTTGCACCAATACTATTTGCCATGTATTCAAAGGATTTATTGTCAGACAGTGTCGCTGAGGAGAAGATAATCGGCTTTTGTTGACTAAATACTTCCTCTTGCATAATATCTTGAACAAGTCTCGGCATAATGACAAGCGTTCTTTCGCCATTGTTTTCCTCAAACCATGTTATTCCATTCATTTCTTTTAAAAATAAGCCTAATGAATGAGATATCTGTTCTAAATATTCCTCCACAACTTTTAAGTCGTATTCATTGATGACATACATTTCGCTTTCGAAGACAAGCTCTTCTTCTAGCTCTGAAATATAGCCTGCTAATTTTCTACCTGCTTGTATTACTCGATCCGTTTTTTTGATTTCTTGTTTATCAGAGCCTTCTGTTTTATAAGATGCATCTGTTAATTCTCTAAAAAACTGCTCATTTTGGTAGATTGTTTCTTCAATAATATTTAATGTCTTTTCTCGCACATCATTTGCCATTAAACGAGTTAATAGATTCTCCAAGTTTTGCTCAGTCAAACGATATGTTAGAGCATTTTGTGCTGCATATTCTAATAAATGCCCTTCATCGAAAACGACACATGCACTATCTGGTAATAAAGGCAGCTGCCCTTCTCTTTTTCTAGCTTCTTTTGTCCAAATATGTTCCATATAGAAATCATGAGAACAAATAATTAGATCTTTGGCATTTCGATAATAGTCTCTATGCAATGTTTGCCCACAACGATGGCGCTTATCACATGTAAAACAATCTTGCATAGAATCCCATGCTACCCCTTCCCAATCTTTATCGTTCAGATCTGGATAGTCTTTTCTATCACCATATGGTGCAAAAGATTGCATCGAACCAGTGCCGTGCACGAAATCTGGAAGGCTATCGTAAATGGAATTATACGTATCTTCAAATGTAATTTTTTGATCTAATTTGGTTAAACATAAATACTGATTTCGCGATTTCGCCAACCGAACATCAATATTTAACCCAAGTGCCTGTTCGAGCTTTGCAATATCGCCTTCTTTTTTAACAAGTTGTTCAATTAATGTTTCGTCTGAACAAGCGATAATAGCAGGCTTGTTTACATAACGGGCATAACAAATACTATATAGTAAATAAACAAACGTTTTTCCAGTCCCTACTCCTGCCTCTGCGAAAATCGTTTTCTTGTCTTTAAATGCTTTTTCTAATTGATAAGCCATATATACTTGCTCATCGCGTAATTCATACCCTGCCTCTGGAAGAATGTCATAAAAGACATCCCCGATCCATTCTCCCAACTTGTCATAAAATGATTCTGTTTTTGATACTTCAAATGGCATGCTATTTTGCATGAGTACCCCTCCGACTTTACGAAATAATCTTCTTGTTTTCATCTTTATCTATTTAATAAGTAATGGGTTATTACACTTGTTTTTAATGACGAACCCTAATCATAGTCAATTTTAGACCAATATTCAAGTGAAAAGAGGGTTGCCACACAAGATTTAGGCACCCTCTCTTACAAAATTGGATATTTTTTTGGATATCAAACAATCCATGATTTGTTTTCTAAAGACTTTCCATTTAAACTTTTAGGTAGTCAAATTAATATTACCTTTATTTTTCGAGGCGATCAAAGCCTCCTTGCGAGGTTTCGGACTTGCTCGCATTTCTCATAGGAGAACATCTATGCACTATGCTGCCGTTATAACAAAACGATTTAATCCTTTTGTTATCCTCTATCTCTTGATAAGGAATAAGTCATTGCCTGCTGAACCATTTGTTGAGCTGCCGATAGCTGCTCTATCACGGTTTCATCCGAAATGCCTTCTCCTTCTATTAAATCCATCGAAGAATTTAATGCGCCGATTATTTTTGTATAATCTAAAGTACTGTCTTTCATAAATTTTCCCTCCAGCAAATTACGTATAGAATAAATATATACTGTTTCTCAGAAAATATACTTATTTAAAGGATGTAATCTTTTGGAGGGCTATTCCCAAATTTTTAGTCTCTTTTTCGTTTGCCCCAGTACTGGTAATAATCTGTTCTGATGAAACCATTGAATAGTTTACGTTTTTTTGTTGCTTTTCTGCCGTAGTGTGTTTCAAATTCCTCGTCACTTGTAAGCATGTAAATAGACCATGTTTCAAGTGGAGCAAAAGCCTGTCCCATTTCCTGATACATTTTTTGAACAGATGGTTTATCTCCTAATCGCTCTCCGTATGGCGGATTCCCAACAATAACACCATTTTCTTTCATAGTGGTAAAATCTTTTACTTGCATCTGCTTAAAAGTAATAAGATCTCCAAGTCCTGCCTCAAAGGCATTATCTTGAGCAATTTTAATCATACGATGATCGATATCTGATCCGAAGATTTCAAGAGGCTGATCATATTTCGCGTTATCCTCTGCCTCTGTACGAATTTCATCCCATACTTCACTTGGCATCCAGTCCCAACTTTCAGAAATAAAATCACGATTAAAGCCAGGCGCAATATTTTGCCCGATTAATGCAGCCTCTATAGGAATTGTCCCAGATCCGCAAAAAGGATCTGCAAAAGGTCGATCCGCTGTCCAATTTGTTAGCAAAATTAAGGAGGCAGCGAGTGTTTCTTTTAAAGGAGCTTCCCCTTGTCCAGCACGATAGCCTCTTTTATGAAGCCCTTGACCTGAAGTATCAATCGTTAATGTAACTATATCCTTTAAAATAGCAACTTCTATCTTAAATAATGCACCATTTTCCTCTAGCCAACCTGTTTTCTTATAATGCGTGCTTATTCGATTAACAATTGCCTTTTTTACAATCGCTTGACAATCGGATACGCTGAACAGCTTTGATTTGACCGATTTACCCGAAACAGGAAATTGTGCGTTCACAGGAAGATATTCTTCCCAACGAATCGCTTTCGTCTTTTCAAAAAGCTCATCGAATGTAGTAGCTTTAAATTCTGCTACTTTGATTTTTACGCGATCAGCTGTACGTAACCACATATTGCTTCTTGCAATAGCTCTTTCATCACCTTTGTATAAAACTTTCCCATTATCTACTGTACACTCGTATCCTAGCCCTCTTACTTCTTTTGCAACTATTGCTTCAAGGCCCATAGCTGCAGTAGCAATTAAGTCAAATTCCCTCATAAAATCTCCTTTGTCGTCATTAAAATAATTTTTTTATGTATAAATGCGATACTATTTTTTCCAACAAATTGAGTATATTCCATATAAAAAGGATGACCAGATTATATGCATGACATACTGTTTAAAACGAAATTCTACAGCATATCAGACACAAATCTACGTGTCACCCTTTGTAATGTTATCTTCATCATAAATCAACTCAACGCTTTATAAGCCATGTTCTGTTCCTTTGTACTCATACGACTCTCATCTCGTACTAAGGCGGTAATCATCTATCTACAGAAAATAATTTCTGTCCTTCTCTTCCGTTCATTTCCTCAGAGAAAGTTCCCCTACCATAATTTGGGTTTCTCGCTCGTGGGGTTTACCTCGTTCCACCCTTGTCATTTCTGACAAGGCTACGTCACTGTGGCACTTTCAAGGTATTCATACCATATCCGAAGACTTAGGTATTTTCCCTGCCGTCAGCATAGATATGCTGCCCTAGCTTATTTTTTGACTAGGCACGAACACTACAAGCATCTCAGCCTGTGCGAGCATGGACTTTCCTCTACAAACAAAGTTTGCAGCGATTACCAAAGCGTTTTATTGATACAATAGCTATTATAGTTGTTTTACCTATCTATTGCAATGGTTATTATAGGTAATTATTAACTTTCTATCTTGTTGGATAAAGTGAACCATCCATCAGTGGGGTTTTCCTTCCTCCCCCACTGATGGTTAGTTGAACCAATCGGACCTTTACGGACAGTTGATCTCCCACCTTTCTTCCTCGTATGCTCATAAGCTTGAGGCGGGAGTCTTACTGGCCGTTAAGAGTGGATAAAAAGAATAGCTTCTTGGTGATGAAATCAATCGTATAACTTGCTTCCAAATACATGCTTCTCCAAATTAGATAATCTTTTTAAGATATCAAAATTAGTAGTTCCAGCTGTAGTTGGTGCAGGTTGTCTGCGGCTAGCTTCCTCTGCCTGCTTCTTCAAACGTAAATTCTCTTGTTGTAGTTCTTCAATTTCTTGGTGAAGGGTTTCATAATCTTTAATAATTAAATCCAAAAACTTATCTACTTCTTCTGGTTTATAACCTCTAACACTTGTTTTAAATTCTTTCTCTAAAATATCTTTTGCTGTTAATTTCATTTTATCTGATAGCATTTATCGCTCACCTCAGTCGATTACCATTTATCTCAATTATTTTTTCAAATATATGCATTTTTGTCAATAAATCTATTAATACTCTTCATTAAACCTTGCTTCTTCCACAATATCTTGTAAATCTGAAAATTGAATTTTACGAATTTCATAAGTATTTTGTTCCTGATACATTTGTGCGAGTTCATACAAGTACTTGGGACTACCAGGGTTCTCATCATCATAAAAAAGTAGTAACACATCACTTTTTTTAAGTAGAAATATATTTTTATCTCTTAGTTGTCGAGGACTTTCATATGGCTTTTTTGAAACAGAATCAACAAAATCAGCCTGCATGATTATTTCTTCATACCATTCTTGATTTGCCTCTTTCCAGTTCTGTTCCTGTTCAAGAAACGGAGTAATAACACCCAGCTTTAGGTCTGGGTATTCTTCCATCTGCAAATCATATACCACTTCAGCTGCCCATAGTTCAGTACCAAGCTGCCCACTAATTAACACCCACTCCAGTCCTTCTTCTAGCATTGCCTGTAAGTTCTTTCTAATTGCTAATTTTATGTATTCTGCAGCTAGTTCATCTCGCTTAAAAATTCCAATTTCATAAGGCTTATAGCCAGAAATGACGGCTATTTTCATAATCGTATAAGTAACTCCTTCATCTTTACCATTGTTACTATAAAATATATCATAAATATACAATCCCATAAAGTGAAACTTCCATCAGTTGGGGTTTTCCTTCCTCCCCCACTGATGGTTAGTTAAAAAAGCTTATGGGGGAGTCTTACTGTCCGTTAAGCGTAGGATAAAGAAATTATGCTTTTTCTGAGACAATCGCTCTCATTTTTACTGCTAGTCTGTAATTACAGTTTTCATTATATGATAAGTATTCGATAAAATGAACGAAAATAATCGGTTCCAGAATATTTTTTTGTCTACACGAAAGAGGCTGGGACATAAGTATTCCAGTCATAGATAAACCCGAACAACTATCAAATAATCCTAAATGATTGTTCGGGTTTTATTAGTTTTATAAAAGGCTGTTTCAGTACAGTTAGTGTTAATATCCGCAGCCTGAATACACTTCGCTTTCCATGGGGCGAGCGCCGAGCCGCTTCGGCCTATGGCCTGCAGGGTCTCGGACTTTCTCGCAGCTCCCATAGGAGTCTACGTGTATTCAGGCTGCTCCATATTTCCTACTAATTCATTTTTTCTAAAAAAACAATATTTTTTAGGGAATTGCCTTTAAAAACAGAGTGGAATGGAGCGGAAGACACTCGACTCCTGCGGGAAGTAGAGCAATCTTTAGACCCCACAGGCTTTAGCCGAGGAGGCTTAGGTTGCTCCCCGCGGAAAGCGAGTTTCTGTAGCGCAATGGAACGAATTAGTTTTTACACTTGACTATATTTAAAAACATAAATAACCATTGTATAAAAGGAACCTTTATTTAAGTGATAAATTAGAGATTGTTCGTCTTTACAGATTGGCTATCTAGTTTTGTCCCAGCCTCTTCCTCTTACTTATTTTTTTCTAAAAGGAAATGCACCAGGCATACCAGGCGTTCCAGGTTGACCTGGGAACAATTGACCAGTAGCAGTAAATGGAATTCCTCCAGTTGTTGGATAAGCAGGTGCAACAGGAGCTACTGGATATGGAGCTGGAGCAGGACCCATATTAGCTTGAGTGTTAGTTACCACAGTCTCAGCAGATTGAGTGTGTGGGAAATAATGTTGGTGCTCATAGTTCACATGATTTACAGTAGTTGTATGTGTGGGATGAATATGTGGCACAATATTATTTGAATATGTGCTATTCACACAACATTTAGTTGGATGAACTACTGCAGGTAAAATGTTATTAGGTTTACAATGCATAAGAAAATCTCCTCTCAATAAATTAATTATCTTACAGTAACAACTTATGTAGAAAGGGATAATCTTGTACTAATACAAACACCTATTTTGCTTTGGTTTTTTATATTTCATGCAAGAGCTACCTAAAATCATTTTATAAATGTGCATAAAAGCTGTCTTTTAGAGTTGTAAATAAAATAATGGTTAAACAAACAAGAACAAAAAACATACACATAACTACTTTATACAAATTCGTCCACTCCAAATTAGTATTTCATTTATTGGGGGTATTTCCTTCTCCCCACTGATGGGTTAGTTACACTTATCGGACCTTTAGGCAAGAGTTTCAACCCCTAACTAACTATCGCTTGAGCTCGAGGAATTGCTGCCCGTTAAGAGTAGGATAAATGAACCACTTACTATTTTAATAGGGAACGAGCATACAAACAACTAGGTTATTAATGGAATAATTGATTTCTTTTAATCGTATGCAGTTTTTTTTCTAGACGTTCGTACCTTTTTTGAAGTTCTGGTTCTATTCTAAGTAGCTCTTGATGCTCTCGAAGTATAAATTGCGCTTTTTCTGTATAAGTTAATGCATTTTGGATATTTTTCTCTTTATGTTCCGCAAACTTAGCAAGTTCAATCAGCGATTGTATAACAACTACCGGGTTTGTCTTCTTTGTATAAGTTTCGATAATTTTCCGCCATAAAATAATGGCATCTTCAAACTTCTTCTCTTTTTTATACTGTTTGGCCAATAAAAAGGCTGCCTCTAACAACTCTTCTTTATTCTGTTCATCAATACTCTGTAAATTTTGCTTTGCAATATCTGTCTGTCCGATAAGCGTGTACCACTTTCCTACTTCTAACGTTTCTTTCGCACTAATTTGCTGATCCTTTCTTAACAATTGGTAACTTAGATGTGTATACAAAGTGATTAGAGAAAGAATATCTATTTCATTATGCTTAAGAATGCCAAGCATACCTTCTGGATTTTTTCGTTCAACAAAATCAAAATAAATCATGGGAGCAAGAAACCCAGGTACATCATCTTCTCGCTTTACTCCGAGAATCTCTGCTTCTACTATCGACAATTTCGTTCTTTCTAAACGATGCTTCCACATCCTTCTTGCCGCGTGGTATAAATCAAAGTGGCCAAATTCAGGAAGCTTTGGTACATGCTCTTTAATTAACGTATGTCTTGTTTTCACCTGAGGCCAATCAAATGCCTTACCGTTATAGGTTACTAAAGTCGAATAGTCTACGTTCTCTAGGAAACTATTAAATAAAGGTATTTCTGCCCCAGGATGTGGCAAAACATGCTGTTTTAAAACAATCTCATTTTTTATAAGCTGTGCATATCCAAGAATAAAGATAGTGTTCCCTGCTCCTCCTCCAAGTCCTGTCGTTTCTGTATCAAAAAAGAATAAATCACTCGCTTGATGGCCTTTTGCTGAAAGTGGATGGTCATAGGTTGCATTATTCCAATCATCGACAACGTGGCAAAACTCTCGGAACGTATAGTTGCCATGCGTATAATCAAGTGAATATCGAACTTCGCGAATTAAGCAATACTCGTTATCTAACCAATAAGGAGACACATTCTCCTGCTTCCACTGCTCCATGAATGGGATAATGCTCTTATTTCCCACGGGATTTTTCACAAGGAGGGGCTGTTCTTCTTTTTTCAAATGAGACTTCATCCTGCTTAATTTATTTTTAATAGACATATTAATCCCCTTATATGGAAAAATTACTATTCTCTAAAAGAGAGAGAATTTTAATTACATCTCGTTTACTGTTATTTCCATGACTCTCCGTACCTATACAGGAAGGACAGCCATACTCACAGGAACAATTTTTCACCATTTTTTTTGCTTCTCTTAATACAGCAGGCATTTCTTCAAATATTTTTTTACTTAAGCCGATTCCACCAGGATATTGATCATAAAAGAAAATCGTTGCTTTTTCATTATGCTCTGCTTTTACTTGTGGAACTACATGCAAATCCTGAGGGTCTGCCATTACAAGTAATGGTGCTATATGCTTTAAGGCATGGGCTGCCCCTATTAAGCCTTGCTCTGTTTGCTCTTGTTCCCATTCTAGCTCGTTTGGCTGAAAGGAAATCCAAGCTGCGTTCGTATGAAGTTCTTCTTCTGGAAGCGTAATCGGACCAGAACCAATATTTTCGTGGGTTTCAAATTTTATTTTTTTAAAAATGGTGCTCATTGCTATAATGCTAACATCACCAAAGCCAGTTTCCGCCTTAGGATAGTTATTTTTATTATCTTCTTCTAAAACCTTTAAAGATACCGCTAAATTTGCATCTGTATAATAATCAACACTTACCTCACGGACATATGCTTTTTTTTCTTCCCAATCAAGCTTCTCTACTTGATATTGAATTCCTTGATGCATATAAATTGCTTCTTCATGTAAGAGCGTCATTGCTGAAAAACGATCACTTTCTCCAATTACTCTGCTTTTACTTACATCTGAGATATCAATGATCACAATATTCTCTTGTGATGCTGAACGAAGACTTATATTATGTGCTGGAAAAGAATCATTCATCCAATACCATTTATCCCCGTTTTGAAAAAGGATTCGCTCTTCTGTCAAGAACTCGAGTATTTCCCTAATTTCACACTTTCCAAATGTATCTCCTTCTTTAAAAGGAAGCTCATATGCAGCGCATTTCATATGATCAATTAAAATAATAAGATTGTCAGGATTTATTCTCGCTGTTTCTGGATTTCTGCTAAAG
Proteins encoded:
- a CDS encoding chemotaxis protein CheX codes for the protein MTLTKSTTEILNATIEAVKGVIPCELQIEKPALTVSPFILQSLGVLIGLTGDFRGRIIIDGNNQVFGKIGESMFGMFLEGEMLESFSGELGNMIAGNLSTFVSQNGIEIDITPPTVLAGETKLSGFEKALSLPISLQNIGQLTIVLILEI
- a CDS encoding carboxypeptidase M32, whose translation is MSTNQKEIEIQFLDYVKKIGAYNEALALIYWDLRTGAPKKGVDQRTEVIGVLSSELFALSTSTELESYLSILSEENIQKELSPITRKTVEEMKKDFDRNKKIPAQEHKEYVMLQSKAESVWEEAKEKADFALFQPYLEKLVEMNKRFIEYWGYKDNKYDVLLDMYEPGMTVSILDEVFSNVREKIVPLVHKIAESTNKPSTDFLYEPFSKENQEAFSLKVLQQVGYDFDAGRLDQTVHPFATGINPGDVRITTKYDESDFRVAVFGTIHEVGHALYEQNISKELVGTPLCSGTSMGIHESQSLFYENFVGRNLSFWRHNYETLKSYTNGQFDQVPVEEFYRAINESKPSLIRIEADELTYPLHIMIRYEIEKGLFDGDIEVKDLPKIWNEKYKSYLGVVPKNDGEGVLQDVHWAGGSFGYFPSYALGYMYAAQLKQIMLKDIPNFDELLEQGKLLPIKEWLNEKIHYYGKTKKPLEILKDVTGEGLNAQYLIDYLYKKYSDVYQLEQ
- a CDS encoding ATP-dependent DNA helicase; translation: MQNSMPFEVSKTESFYDKLGEWIGDVFYDILPEAGYELRDEQVYMAYQLEKAFKDKKTIFAEAGVGTGKTFVYLLYSICYARYVNKPAIIACSDETLIEQLVKKEGDIAKLEQALGLNIDVRLAKSRNQYLCLTKLDQKITFEDTYNSIYDSLPDFVHGTGSMQSFAPYGDRKDYPDLNDKDWEGVAWDSMQDCFTCDKRHRCGQTLHRDYYRNAKDLIICSHDFYMEHIWTKEARKREGQLPLLPDSACVVFDEGHLLEYAAQNALTYRLTEQNLENLLTRLMANDVREKTLNIIEETIYQNEQFFRELTDASYKTEGSDKQEIKKTDRVIQAGRKLAGYISELEEELVFESEMYVINEYDLKVVEEYLEQISHSLGLFLKEMNGITWFEENNGERTLVIMPRLVQDIMQEEVFSQQKPIIFSSATLSDNKSFEYMANSIGATNYLSFSVDSPFDYEENMTVHIKPFAKEADKEKQEYCYGELIKAEGRSLVLFNSKEDLASFQENLPNDFMLPIYFEGEREISTLVSKFQNEEKSILCAVNLWEGLDVPGRSLENVFIYSLPFPPNDPVYKSKRENVENPFLEVDLPYMILRLRQGIGRLIRTHEDKGSIHLCMNPDETELVKSSVLKALPVKPN
- a CDS encoding THUMP domain-containing class I SAM-dependent RNA methyltransferase; the encoded protein is MREFDLIATAAMGLEAIVAKEVRGLGYECTVDNGKVLYKGDERAIARSNMWLRTADRVKIKVAEFKATTFDELFEKTKAIRWEEYLPVNAQFPVSGKSVKSKLFSVSDCQAIVKKAIVNRISTHYKKTGWLEENGALFKIEVAILKDIVTLTIDTSGQGLHKRGYRAGQGEAPLKETLAASLILLTNWTADRPFADPFCGSGTIPIEAALIGQNIAPGFNRDFISESWDWMPSEVWDEIRTEAEDNAKYDQPLEIFGSDIDHRMIKIAQDNAFEAGLGDLITFKQMQVKDFTTMKENGVIVGNPPYGERLGDKPSVQKMYQEMGQAFAPLETWSIYMLTSDEEFETHYGRKATKKRKLFNGFIRTDYYQYWGKRKRD
- the gpsB gene encoding cell division regulator GpsB, with the protein product MLSDKMKLTAKDILEKEFKTSVRGYKPEEVDKFLDLIIKDYETLHQEIEELQQENLRLKKQAEEASRRQPAPTTAGTTNFDILKRLSNLEKHVFGSKLYD
- a CDS encoding DUF1273 domain-containing protein — its product is MKIAVISGYKPYEIGIFKRDELAAEYIKLAIRKNLQAMLEEGLEWVLISGQLGTELWAAEVVYDLQMEEYPDLKLGVITPFLEQEQNWKEANQEWYEEIIMQADFVDSVSKKPYESPRQLRDKNIFLLKKSDVLLLFYDDENPGSPKYLYELAQMYQEQNTYEIRKIQFSDLQDIVEEARFNEEY
- a CDS encoding CotD family spore coat protein, with the translated sequence MHCKPNNILPAVVHPTKCCVNSTYSNNIVPHIHPTHTTTVNHVNYEHQHYFPHTQSAETVVTNTQANMGPAPAPYPVAPVAPAYPTTGGIPFTATGQLFPGQPGTPGMPGAFPFRKK
- a CDS encoding ribonuclease H-like domain-containing protein: MSIKNKLSRMKSHLKKEEQPLLVKNPVGNKSIIPFMEQWKQENVSPYWLDNEYCLIREVRYSLDYTHGNYTFREFCHVVDDWNNATYDHPLSAKGHQASDLFFFDTETTGLGGGAGNTIFILGYAQLIKNEIVLKQHVLPHPGAEIPLFNSFLENVDYSTLVTYNGKAFDWPQVKTRHTLIKEHVPKLPEFGHFDLYHAARRMWKHRLERTKLSIVEAEILGVKREDDVPGFLAPMIYFDFVERKNPEGMLGILKHNEIDILSLITLYTHLSYQLLRKDQQISAKETLEVGKWYTLIGQTDIAKQNLQSIDEQNKEELLEAAFLLAKQYKKEKKFEDAIILWRKIIETYTKKTNPVVVIQSLIELAKFAEHKEKNIQNALTYTEKAQFILREHQELLRIEPELQKRYERLEKKLHTIKRNQLFH